A genomic region of Mycolicibacterium poriferae contains the following coding sequences:
- a CDS encoding MerR family transcriptional regulator encodes MAEYRLEELARVSGVSVRNIRAYRERGLLDPPRRDGRAALYDDYHLSQLNTISQLLSKGYNSAHIAEFFASMRQGTDLADILGLQRAVLGPRDGEAPDEEPEVDDDGFGLGPDSVEARKLVAYGMAEIVAGKVRLIDGPAADILSRAPDHRLYVRALVRFLEASDDSVDDLAEAFVASLVELFQARVGPGYLPEPDEMAEIRRMVDDYRELGQEVVATKFDQATRRHMVASASDYTAGILLTGAWEPGRGA; translated from the coding sequence TTGGCTGAGTACCGGCTGGAGGAGCTGGCGAGGGTCTCGGGTGTCAGCGTGCGCAACATCCGCGCCTACCGCGAGCGTGGGCTCCTGGACCCGCCGCGCAGGGACGGCCGGGCCGCCCTCTACGACGATTACCACCTGTCCCAGCTCAACACCATCAGCCAGCTGCTGAGCAAGGGTTACAACTCGGCCCACATCGCCGAGTTCTTCGCCAGCATGCGCCAGGGAACCGACCTGGCCGACATTCTCGGTCTGCAGCGGGCCGTGCTGGGGCCCCGGGACGGCGAAGCCCCAGACGAAGAGCCCGAGGTCGACGACGACGGGTTCGGTCTCGGGCCAGACAGCGTCGAAGCCCGCAAGCTGGTGGCATACGGCATGGCCGAGATCGTGGCCGGCAAGGTCAGGTTGATCGACGGTCCCGCCGCCGACATCCTGTCCCGGGCCCCCGATCATCGCCTCTACGTGCGGGCCCTGGTGCGCTTCCTCGAGGCGTCCGATGACTCGGTCGATGATCTGGCCGAAGCATTCGTCGCCAGTCTCGTCGAGTTGTTCCAGGCCCGGGTCGGCCCTGGCTATCTACCTGAGCCCGACGAGATGGCCGAGATCCGGCGGATGGTGGACGACTATCGCGAGCTCGGTCAGGAGGTCGTGGCCACCAAGTTCGACCAGGCCACCCGCCGCCACATGGTGGCGTCGGCATCGGACTACACGGCGGGGATCCTGCTGACCGGCGCGTGGGAGCCGGGGCGCGGAGCCTGA
- a CDS encoding MFS transporter, translating to MRPWIVWTTGLLAYIVAVLDRTTLGVSGLAAADRFSTGPGLLSTFVVLQVVVYAGAQIPAGVLLDRFGSKALIAAGGVLMASGQLVLAFTESLPTAIAARAVVGLGDAVTFISVLRLVPHWFAMRQVPLVTQLTGICGQLGQVLSAVPFLAVLTAMGWTVAYVSVAALGVLSIVLTLAVVKNTPDGTTTTREPTSVRDTLSSVKTVWLRPGTRLGFFTHMGTQFSVTVFALMWGVPYLTVAQGLSAGVAGALLTMSVAAAISSGVLVGVFTGRHPHRRSRLVLAIIASNALAWSVVLALPGPAPLWLLVVLVVVISVGGPGSMVGFDFARTFNPSTTLGTAQGMVNMGGFLASLLLMQAMGVILEATGGLSFDSFRIAWTLQYVVWSVAVVGILVTRRKARRLLRLQDDRSLLEGIEK from the coding sequence GTGCGTCCCTGGATTGTCTGGACGACCGGGCTTCTCGCCTACATCGTGGCTGTGCTGGACCGCACCACGCTCGGCGTCTCCGGGCTCGCCGCCGCCGACCGGTTCAGCACCGGCCCCGGCTTGCTGTCGACCTTCGTGGTGCTCCAGGTGGTCGTCTACGCGGGTGCGCAGATCCCCGCCGGTGTGTTGCTCGACCGCTTCGGTTCCAAGGCGTTGATCGCCGCCGGCGGCGTGTTGATGGCCTCCGGTCAGCTGGTGCTCGCCTTCACCGAGTCCCTGCCGACGGCCATCGCTGCGCGCGCAGTTGTCGGACTCGGGGACGCCGTCACCTTCATCTCGGTGCTGCGCCTGGTGCCGCACTGGTTCGCGATGCGTCAGGTACCGCTGGTGACCCAGCTGACCGGCATCTGCGGTCAGCTCGGTCAGGTGCTGTCGGCAGTGCCGTTCCTGGCGGTGCTGACGGCGATGGGCTGGACCGTCGCCTATGTGTCCGTGGCAGCACTGGGTGTGCTGTCCATCGTGCTCACGCTGGCCGTCGTCAAGAACACCCCCGACGGGACCACCACGACCCGCGAACCCACCTCGGTGCGCGACACCCTGTCCAGCGTGAAGACCGTCTGGCTTCGTCCTGGCACCCGGCTGGGCTTCTTCACCCACATGGGCACCCAGTTCTCGGTCACCGTGTTCGCCCTCATGTGGGGGGTGCCGTATCTGACCGTGGCGCAGGGCCTGTCCGCAGGGGTAGCCGGCGCCCTGCTCACCATGTCGGTCGCCGCCGCGATCTCTTCGGGCGTGCTGGTCGGGGTGTTCACCGGACGCCATCCGCACCGACGCTCGCGACTGGTCCTCGCGATCATCGCCAGCAACGCCCTGGCATGGTCGGTGGTTCTGGCGCTTCCCGGCCCGGCCCCGCTGTGGTTACTCGTCGTGCTGGTCGTGGTCATCTCGGTGGGCGGCCCGGGTTCTATGGTCGGCTTCGACTTCGCCCGGACCTTCAACCCGAGCACCACACTGGGAACCGCGCAGGGCATGGTCAACATGGGCGGCTTCCTTGCCTCGCTACTGCTGATGCAGGCGATGGGCGTGATCCTGGAGGCCACCGGCGGCCTGTCGTTCGACTCGTTCCGGATCGCCTGGACCCTGCAGTACGTGGTCTGGAGCGTCGCGGTCGTCGGGATCCTCGTCACGCGGCGCAAAGCGCGCCGGCTGCTGCGCCTGCAGGACGATCGCAGCCTGCTGGAAGGCATCGAGAAGTAG
- a CDS encoding low temperature requirement protein A — protein MSDDGQTSTSRAHRFLPMVGRDPHEPHRAATPLELLFDLTFVVAFGIAASEFAHLLAADHIAAGLAGFALATFAVSWAWINFSWFASAYDTDDWVYRLMTMIQMVGVVVLALGLPQLYTSIEHGGHVDTSVVVAGYVVMRVAMVGQWVRAAVQDRPRRRACLTYAGWITVAQVGWIASIFVHASLPVTALMVLALIGVELMGPVLAESRAGGTPWHAHHIAERYGLFTIITLGEGVVGTVASLSAVVGEQGWSVEAVFVGVAGIGLTFGMWWAYFVLPHADVLHARRERSFQFGYLHIVVFAAIVATGAGLHAAAYYIEDHSELSSTATVLSVVIPVAVFIVMMFALYAAMLRTTAVFHVALLAVTLAVLGLAVALAVGGISMANCLLVVTIAPVVWVVGYEVRGHRHTADAVAETLRSG, from the coding sequence GTGAGCGACGACGGGCAGACATCCACCAGCCGGGCGCACCGGTTCCTGCCCATGGTGGGCCGCGACCCCCACGAACCGCACCGGGCGGCCACTCCGCTGGAGCTGCTGTTCGATCTGACGTTCGTCGTGGCGTTCGGCATTGCGGCCTCGGAGTTCGCACACCTGCTGGCAGCCGATCACATCGCCGCCGGTCTGGCCGGTTTCGCGTTGGCCACGTTCGCAGTCAGCTGGGCGTGGATCAATTTCAGCTGGTTCGCCTCCGCCTACGACACCGACGACTGGGTCTACCGGCTCATGACGATGATCCAGATGGTCGGTGTGGTCGTGCTGGCGCTGGGCCTGCCGCAGCTGTACACGTCCATCGAGCACGGTGGTCATGTCGACACCAGCGTCGTGGTGGCCGGCTACGTGGTGATGCGGGTCGCGATGGTCGGCCAATGGGTGCGCGCCGCGGTGCAGGACCGTCCGCGGCGGCGGGCCTGTCTGACCTACGCCGGGTGGATCACGGTCGCGCAGGTCGGATGGATCGCCTCCATCTTCGTTCACGCCTCGCTCCCGGTGACCGCATTGATGGTGTTGGCGCTCATCGGCGTCGAGTTGATGGGGCCGGTCCTCGCCGAGTCCCGCGCCGGCGGCACGCCCTGGCATGCCCATCACATCGCCGAGCGGTACGGCCTGTTCACCATCATCACGCTGGGTGAGGGTGTGGTCGGCACCGTGGCATCCCTGTCCGCTGTCGTCGGCGAGCAGGGCTGGTCGGTGGAGGCGGTCTTCGTCGGGGTGGCCGGCATCGGTCTCACGTTCGGCATGTGGTGGGCGTATTTCGTGCTGCCGCACGCCGACGTCCTGCACGCGCGCCGCGAGCGTTCCTTCCAGTTCGGCTACCTGCACATCGTCGTGTTCGCCGCAATCGTGGCGACGGGCGCCGGGCTGCACGCCGCGGCGTACTACATCGAGGATCACTCCGAGCTGAGTTCGACCGCGACCGTGCTGTCGGTCGTGATCCCGGTGGCGGTGTTCATCGTCATGATGTTCGCCCTGTACGCCGCGATGCTGCGGACGACCGCGGTCTTCCACGTCGCGTTGCTGGCCGTCACGCTGGCGGTTCTGGGACTTGCCGTGGCGCTCGCCGTCGGCGGGATCTCCATGGCCAACTGCCTGCTCGTGGTGACGATCGCGCCGGTCGTATGGGTGGTCGGTTACGAAGTCCGCGGGCACCGCCACACTGCTGACGCGGTGGCCGAAACGCTGCGCAGCGGTTAG
- a CDS encoding IspD/TarI family cytidylyltransferase: MGMAVAVVLAAGLGTRVGADGNKAYLPLAGRSMLAWSLLTPAEHPDIDRTILVFRRGERDLAAATLRRELPHAVVELVEGGDTRHASEFNVLGHLAPDIEAGTVDVIAIHDAARPLAEPEMYRNAVALAREHGGALPGLPLRHVAGVAEATLVAGVAPETLRPTVGQGELMRVQTPQAFRAPELWRAYRCAERDGFTGTDTSSCVEHYTDLEVRTFPGSATNLKVTYLRDVAVADLLLNARVGSGPTAAPR, from the coding sequence ATGGGCATGGCGGTCGCTGTGGTGTTGGCTGCGGGCCTGGGCACCCGCGTGGGCGCCGACGGCAACAAGGCGTACCTGCCGCTGGCCGGTCGAAGCATGCTGGCCTGGTCGCTGCTGACCCCTGCCGAGCATCCCGACATCGACCGCACGATCCTGGTCTTCCGGCGCGGCGAACGCGACCTGGCTGCGGCCACCCTGCGCCGCGAGCTCCCGCATGCCGTGGTCGAACTGGTCGAGGGGGGCGACACCCGGCACGCATCGGAGTTCAACGTGCTTGGTCATCTGGCCCCCGACATCGAGGCCGGCACCGTCGACGTCATCGCCATCCACGACGCGGCCCGCCCCCTCGCCGAGCCCGAGATGTACCGCAACGCGGTCGCACTGGCTCGCGAGCACGGCGGCGCACTGCCGGGCCTCCCGTTGCGACATGTCGCCGGCGTCGCCGAAGCGACGCTGGTCGCCGGCGTCGCCCCAGAGACGCTGCGCCCCACAGTCGGCCAGGGCGAGCTGATGCGGGTGCAGACTCCGCAAGCCTTCCGGGCGCCCGAGTTGTGGCGGGCCTACCGGTGTGCCGAACGCGACGGGTTCACCGGGACCGACACCTCCTCGTGCGTCGAGCACTACACCGATCTCGAGGTCCGCACCTTCCCCGGGAGTGCGACGAACCTGAAGGTCACCTATCTGCGGGACGTGGCGGTGGCCGATCTTCTTCTCAACGCCCGGGTGGGTTCTGGGCCGACTGCAGCACCGCGCTGA
- a CDS encoding IspD/TarI family cytidylyltransferase yields the protein MNVTAILPLPADLDPRPEAVFTPVAGMSPLSRILEGLRPCAEVVVVTAWELMPSVRAALPDRAGEIAAGQGFSLKLVAAEPAAGRAQCVAAALAEIDRDAPVLLHDIEWPVVPPNLVDRIRDALTEGASAAWPTLPVTDSVKAVDAAGSVTATVDRAMLRSVQYPRGYAAGTLTTLLAEDTDGTFDDLALTLSAGLRPTLVEGDAEAVTVELPRDSGYLSAVLQSAQNPPGR from the coding sequence GTGAATGTGACGGCGATCCTGCCCCTGCCTGCGGACCTCGACCCGCGCCCGGAGGCGGTGTTCACGCCCGTTGCAGGCATGTCGCCGTTGTCGCGCATCCTCGAGGGGTTGCGTCCCTGCGCCGAGGTCGTGGTCGTCACGGCCTGGGAGCTGATGCCGTCGGTGCGTGCGGCCCTGCCGGATCGCGCGGGGGAAATAGCTGCGGGTCAAGGGTTTTCGTTGAAGCTGGTGGCTGCCGAACCGGCAGCCGGGCGGGCCCAGTGCGTCGCTGCCGCCCTCGCCGAGATCGACCGCGACGCGCCGGTACTGCTGCACGACATCGAATGGCCGGTGGTGCCGCCGAACCTGGTCGATCGCATCAGAGATGCGCTGACGGAGGGAGCGTCCGCGGCCTGGCCGACACTGCCGGTCACCGACAGTGTCAAGGCGGTGGACGCCGCGGGATCGGTGACCGCAACCGTCGATCGCGCCATGCTGCGCAGCGTGCAGTACCCGCGCGGATACGCCGCCGGCACGCTGACGACGCTGCTGGCGGAGGACACCGACGGGACGTTCGACGACCTCGCCCTCACGTTGTCGGCCGGGCTGCGGCCCACTCTCGTCGAGGGAGATGCCGAAGCGGTGACAGTCGAGCTGCCCAGAGACTCGGGCTATCTCAGCGCGGTGCTGCAGTCGGCCCAGAACCCACCCGGGCGTTGA
- a CDS encoding FadD3 family acyl-CoA ligase: MRYRTLPELVAGAADRFGDAEAVVDGPLRLSFADLFDRIRCAAGAFAEFGITKGDRASVWAPNSVEWIIAAFGLLTAGGVLVPVNTRFKAEEAADIITRSGAKAVLVQQGFLGAEYVAPSGVPVIDLKSDFLGSGKPFSRPVESTDISDIIFTSGTTGRPKGVMMNHSQNLRLYEEWCELADLREGDRYLMVNPYFHTFGYKAGLIASFIRGATMLPVPVFEVGRVVDLIATEQITMLPGPPTLYHSLLAVADKSKLASLRAGVTGAADIPVELVRRVHEELPFQTLATGYGLTEAGTVTLSRPGDSFEDIATTAGVACDGVEVRIADDGEVLVRGYTVMQGYLDDPESTAQTIDPDGWLHTGDLGTLDAAGRLRIVGRKKDMFIVGGFNAYPAEIEGFLLEHPAVAQAAVIGVPDERLGQVGKAFLVTTTADGSPPPSAEEMIAWSRDRMAGFKVPRYVEFLDELPLNATGKVMKDKLEGHRR; the protein is encoded by the coding sequence GTGAGGTACCGGACCCTCCCTGAGTTGGTCGCCGGCGCGGCGGACCGATTCGGCGACGCGGAAGCGGTCGTCGACGGTCCGCTGCGCCTGTCCTTCGCGGATCTCTTCGACCGGATTCGTTGTGCTGCCGGTGCTTTCGCCGAATTTGGCATCACCAAAGGCGACCGCGCGTCGGTGTGGGCGCCCAACTCCGTCGAGTGGATCATCGCGGCGTTCGGACTGCTCACCGCAGGCGGCGTGCTGGTGCCCGTCAACACCCGGTTCAAGGCCGAGGAAGCCGCAGACATCATCACCCGCAGCGGCGCCAAGGCCGTGTTGGTCCAACAGGGATTCCTGGGCGCCGAATACGTTGCGCCGAGCGGTGTCCCCGTCATCGATCTGAAATCCGATTTCCTCGGCAGCGGAAAGCCGTTCAGCCGGCCCGTGGAGTCCACCGACATCTCCGACATCATCTTCACGTCCGGGACGACCGGACGACCCAAGGGCGTGATGATGAACCACAGCCAGAACCTGAGGCTGTACGAGGAATGGTGCGAACTCGCCGACTTGCGCGAGGGAGACCGCTACCTGATGGTGAACCCCTACTTCCACACCTTCGGTTACAAGGCGGGCCTGATCGCGTCGTTCATCCGCGGTGCCACGATGCTTCCCGTGCCGGTGTTCGAGGTAGGCAGGGTCGTCGACCTCATCGCCACCGAACAGATCACCATGCTCCCCGGCCCCCCGACGCTCTACCACTCACTGCTGGCGGTCGCGGACAAGTCCAAACTGGCCAGTCTTCGTGCCGGCGTCACCGGCGCCGCCGACATTCCGGTGGAGCTGGTGCGCCGGGTGCACGAGGAGCTGCCCTTCCAGACGCTGGCGACCGGTTACGGGCTGACCGAGGCCGGAACCGTGACGTTGTCGCGGCCCGGGGATTCCTTCGAGGACATCGCCACGACCGCGGGCGTGGCGTGTGATGGCGTTGAGGTGCGAATCGCCGACGACGGGGAAGTGCTGGTGCGCGGCTACACCGTCATGCAGGGTTACCTCGACGACCCCGAGTCCACCGCGCAAACCATCGATCCCGACGGGTGGTTGCACACCGGCGACCTCGGCACCCTCGACGCGGCGGGCAGGCTACGCATCGTCGGGCGCAAGAAGGACATGTTCATCGTCGGCGGCTTCAACGCGTACCCGGCCGAGATCGAAGGCTTCCTGCTCGAGCATCCGGCGGTGGCCCAGGCGGCTGTCATCGGAGTGCCCGACGAGCGGCTGGGCCAGGTAGGTAAGGCGTTTCTGGTCACCACGACCGCCGACGGCAGCCCGCCGCCGAGCGCAGAAGAGATGATCGCGTGGAGTCGCGACCGAATGGCCGGTTTCAAGGTGCCGCGATATGTAGAGTTCCTCGACGAGTTGCCATTGAACGCCACCGGCAAGGTCATGAAGGACAAACTGGAGGGTCATCGGCGCTGA
- a CDS encoding amidohydrolase family protein yields the protein MGQLSHRVDIPFPLFDADNHLYEPPEAMTKYLPKEYKDVVQYVEVNGRTKIAIKGQISNYIPNPTFSHVAKPGAWEEYFKFGNPEGKSKRELFGEPMRSIPAFFEPEPRLKLMDELGVDRSLMFPTLASLIEERLRDDPVAIHVIIHSLNQWLDEVWGFNYQNRIFTTPVITLPIVEKAIEELDWAVKRGARAILIRPAPVPGFRGPRSFALPEFDPFWEKCVEYDVFVGMHSSDSGYSRYTSEWDGVAQEMLPFQTNAMNILNEWRPIQDAVASWVIHGALFRHPKLKVGIVEAGSKWMFPLLDSMAEVFKKAPEAFPGNPMEEIKNRIYISPFYEEGIDDLINLVGVDQVLYGSDWPHPEGLAEPTHYVTALEHLSVDDQAKIMGGNLGRLVTV from the coding sequence ATGGGGCAACTGTCACACCGGGTCGACATCCCGTTCCCGCTGTTCGATGCGGACAACCATCTGTACGAGCCGCCCGAGGCGATGACCAAGTACCTGCCCAAGGAGTACAAGGACGTCGTCCAGTACGTCGAGGTCAACGGCCGCACCAAGATCGCGATCAAGGGTCAGATCTCCAATTACATTCCGAACCCCACGTTCTCCCACGTCGCCAAGCCGGGCGCCTGGGAGGAGTACTTCAAGTTCGGCAACCCGGAGGGCAAGAGCAAGCGCGAACTGTTCGGTGAGCCGATGCGGTCCATCCCCGCCTTCTTCGAGCCCGAACCGCGGCTGAAGCTGATGGACGAACTCGGTGTCGACCGCTCGCTGATGTTCCCGACGCTGGCCAGCCTCATCGAGGAGCGGCTGCGCGACGACCCGGTCGCCATCCACGTCATCATCCACTCGCTGAACCAGTGGCTCGACGAGGTGTGGGGGTTCAACTACCAGAACCGCATCTTCACCACGCCGGTCATCACGCTGCCCATCGTCGAGAAGGCGATCGAGGAGCTGGACTGGGCGGTCAAGCGCGGAGCTCGCGCGATCCTGATCCGTCCCGCCCCGGTGCCCGGCTTCCGCGGTCCGCGGTCGTTCGCGCTGCCGGAGTTCGACCCGTTCTGGGAGAAATGCGTTGAATACGACGTGTTCGTCGGCATGCACTCCTCGGACAGCGGCTACTCGCGCTACACCTCCGAGTGGGACGGCGTCGCCCAGGAGATGCTGCCGTTCCAGACCAACGCGATGAACATCCTCAACGAGTGGCGACCCATCCAGGACGCGGTGGCGTCCTGGGTGATCCACGGCGCACTGTTCCGCCACCCCAAGCTCAAGGTGGGCATCGTCGAGGCGGGCTCGAAATGGATGTTCCCGCTACTGGATTCGATGGCCGAGGTCTTCAAGAAAGCGCCGGAAGCCTTCCCGGGCAACCCGATGGAAGAGATCAAGAACCGCATCTACATCAGCCCGTTCTACGAGGAGGGCATCGACGACCTGATCAACCTGGTCGGCGTGGATCAGGTGCTCTACGGGTCGGACTGGCCGCACCCCGAGGGCCTGGCCGAGCCGACGCACTACGTCACCGCTCTCGAGCACCTCTCGGTCGACGATCAGGCCAAGATCATGGGCGGCAACCTGGGTCGCCTCGTCACGGTGTGA
- a CDS encoding AMP-binding protein: MRIIPPELVERYEREGWWTRETLGDLVANGLRDNPQAEFCVHSAVRPYSGTFADMERDARRLAAGLRSRGIGPGDVVALQLPNWREAALTFWASALLGAVIVPIVHFYGRKELSHILATAAPRVFITTAQFGRMRYQQDLCADIPLVGMVGAADELSGHEQHFDDLLADEPMDGTMATDPAAPALIAFTSGTTRDPKGVIHSHQTLSCETRQLLANYPPGRGRQLTATPVGHFIGMIGALLIPVLEGAPVDLCDVWDPGKVLELIEQDGLSIGGGPPFFVTSLLDHPDCRPEHLKHFTTVGLGGSSVPAAVTQRLNDLGMFVFRAYGSTEHPSITGSGPTAPEDKRLFTDGDPRPGVEIRLGPDGEIFSRGPDLCLGYTDDDLTAQSFDEDGWYRTGDIGVLDEEGYLTITDRKADVIIRGGENISALEVEEVLLSMPAVAEAVVVAAPDARLGEHAAAVLRIRDGAVMPTLEQVRAHFEAEGVARQAWPERLLETDDFPRTASGKVQKFRVRQLVREAQADGRGVIATAPTVRI; the protein is encoded by the coding sequence ATGCGGATTATCCCTCCCGAGTTGGTCGAGCGGTACGAGCGCGAGGGTTGGTGGACGCGGGAAACCCTCGGTGATCTCGTGGCCAACGGGCTGCGCGACAACCCGCAGGCCGAGTTCTGCGTGCATTCGGCGGTCCGGCCGTATTCCGGGACGTTCGCCGACATGGAACGAGACGCGCGACGGCTGGCCGCCGGGTTGCGGTCCCGCGGAATCGGACCCGGTGACGTCGTCGCACTGCAGCTGCCCAACTGGCGCGAGGCCGCGCTGACCTTCTGGGCCTCAGCCCTGCTCGGCGCCGTGATCGTGCCGATCGTGCACTTCTACGGACGCAAGGAACTGAGCCACATCCTCGCAACCGCCGCACCACGCGTGTTTATCACCACCGCGCAGTTCGGACGCATGCGCTATCAGCAGGACCTGTGCGCCGACATCCCCCTCGTCGGCATGGTCGGTGCCGCGGACGAGCTCAGCGGCCACGAACAGCACTTCGACGACCTGCTCGCCGACGAACCGATGGACGGCACGATGGCCACCGACCCCGCCGCGCCGGCACTGATCGCCTTCACGTCCGGCACCACCCGCGATCCCAAGGGCGTGATTCACAGTCACCAGACGCTGAGCTGCGAAACGCGACAGCTCCTGGCGAACTATCCGCCCGGCCGGGGGCGGCAGCTGACCGCCACGCCGGTCGGGCACTTCATCGGCATGATCGGTGCGCTGCTGATCCCGGTTCTGGAGGGTGCGCCCGTCGACCTGTGCGACGTATGGGATCCGGGCAAGGTTCTCGAACTCATCGAGCAGGACGGGTTGTCCATCGGCGGCGGCCCGCCCTTCTTCGTCACCAGCCTGCTCGACCATCCCGATTGCCGCCCCGAGCACCTGAAGCACTTCACCACCGTGGGACTGGGCGGGTCGTCGGTTCCCGCGGCGGTGACACAGCGCCTCAACGACCTGGGGATGTTCGTGTTCCGTGCCTACGGCAGCACCGAGCACCCGTCGATCACCGGTTCGGGGCCGACGGCGCCCGAGGACAAACGCCTGTTCACCGACGGTGACCCGCGTCCGGGGGTGGAGATCAGGCTCGGGCCCGACGGCGAGATCTTCAGCCGTGGGCCGGACCTGTGCCTGGGATACACCGACGACGACCTGACCGCGCAGTCGTTCGACGAGGACGGTTGGTACCGCACCGGCGACATCGGGGTGCTCGACGAGGAGGGATACCTGACGATCACCGACCGCAAGGCCGACGTCATCATCCGCGGCGGGGAGAACATCAGCGCACTGGAGGTCGAGGAAGTACTGCTGTCGATGCCTGCGGTGGCCGAGGCGGTCGTCGTCGCCGCCCCCGATGCGCGCTTGGGCGAGCATGCCGCCGCGGTTCTGCGGATCCGGGACGGCGCGGTCATGCCGACCCTCGAGCAGGTTCGGGCGCACTTCGAAGCCGAGGGAGTGGCCCGGCAGGCCTGGCCGGAGCGGTTGCTCGAAACCGACGACTTCCCCCGCACCGCCAGCGGCAAGGTGCAGAAGTTCCGGGTGCGTCAACTCGTGCGCGAGGCGCAGGCGGACGGCAGGGGCGTTATTGCCACGGCGCCCACCGTGAGAATATGA
- a CDS encoding enoyl-CoA hydratase/isomerase family protein: MVDLEFDDELAIITIDRPHARNAISLETMGQLEKALDGAEGARGLVLTGAGDRAFVSGGDLKELSALRTVEQASAMSFRMRSICDRIAGFPVPVIAALNGHALGGGAEFAVAADIRLAADDVKIGFNQVALAIMPAWGGAERLVELVGYSKALLLAGTGRILAATEAERIGLIDQVIPRASFDQQWRLIARTLASPQAGQVKRVMRGVPTTEAVAAFADLWVADQHWAAADKVMNKGK, translated from the coding sequence ATGGTCGACCTGGAATTCGACGACGAGTTGGCCATCATCACCATCGACCGCCCGCACGCCCGCAACGCGATCTCGCTGGAGACGATGGGCCAACTCGAGAAGGCCCTCGACGGTGCCGAGGGCGCGAGGGGTCTGGTGCTCACCGGCGCCGGCGACCGAGCCTTCGTCTCCGGCGGCGACCTCAAGGAACTCAGCGCGCTGCGCACGGTCGAGCAGGCGTCGGCGATGTCGTTTCGCATGCGGTCGATCTGCGATCGCATCGCCGGTTTCCCGGTACCCGTCATCGCCGCCTTGAACGGCCATGCCCTGGGCGGGGGCGCCGAGTTCGCGGTGGCCGCCGACATCCGGCTGGCTGCCGACGACGTCAAGATCGGCTTCAACCAGGTCGCGCTGGCGATCATGCCGGCATGGGGCGGCGCCGAACGACTCGTCGAACTGGTGGGCTACAGCAAGGCGCTGTTGCTTGCCGGCACCGGACGGATCCTGGCCGCCACCGAGGCCGAACGCATCGGGCTGATCGACCAGGTCATCCCCCGCGCGTCCTTCGACCAGCAGTGGCGGCTCATCGCCCGAACCCTCGCGAGCCCGCAGGCCGGACAGGTCAAGCGCGTGATGCGTGGCGTCCCCACAACCGAGGCGGTCGCGGCATTCGCAGACTTGTGGGTCGCCGACCAGCACTGGGCCGCAGCGGACAAGGTGATGAACAAGGGCAAGTAG
- a CDS encoding Zn-ribbon domain-containing OB-fold protein, with translation MVNRVSTSQRALAPEISTWPDDEPQLIGSTCATCGATTFPVQRHCPKCSGADMSEVRLPRRGTLVAWTTQGFPPGPPYKGPTGKDFVPFGVGLVQLDDVIRVEGRLTESDPAKLEFGQEVELTMVPFTTDEDGTEVMTFAFQPA, from the coding sequence ATCGTCAATCGGGTGTCGACATCGCAGCGGGCCCTCGCGCCCGAGATCTCCACCTGGCCGGATGACGAACCACAGCTCATCGGCAGTACCTGCGCCACCTGCGGCGCCACCACTTTCCCGGTTCAGCGGCACTGCCCCAAGTGCAGCGGCGCCGACATGTCGGAGGTGCGGTTGCCGCGGCGCGGCACCCTGGTCGCCTGGACGACGCAGGGATTTCCGCCCGGTCCTCCGTACAAGGGCCCGACCGGCAAGGACTTCGTGCCGTTCGGAGTGGGCCTGGTCCAACTCGACGACGTCATCCGCGTCGAGGGCCGACTCACCGAGAGTGACCCTGCCAAGCTGGAATTCGGCCAGGAGGTGGAGCTGACGATGGTGCCGTTCACGACCGATGAGGACGGCACCGAGGTCATGACGTTCGCCTTCCAGCCCGCCTAG